The following proteins are encoded in a genomic region of Gopherus flavomarginatus isolate rGopFla2 chromosome 14, rGopFla2.mat.asm, whole genome shotgun sequence:
- the NUDT19 gene encoding LOW QUALITY PROTEIN: acyl-coenzyme A diphosphatase NUDT19 (The sequence of the model RefSeq protein was modified relative to this genomic sequence to represent the inferred CDS: deleted 1 base in 1 codon) — MEAGWVAHEESGSTTFPVLPVLHGGMNPRLRHWREAATLLLAAGSGAPARPVRSPLGPFDYEMLLLQRSPQSGFLPRAHVFPGGLLEAADFSADWLGLLPALPRCGLGSVRPSSPGGNRAPVFATDRASLGSPLPGDVAFRICAIRETFEEAGILLLVSGPGPASDPGPARLLPQHHLPPALELAEWRRRVQQDPACFLQLCRYLRCVPNIWALHEWGNWLTPVPRAGRSDRRYDTAFYLCCLEERPPHASQDDQEVTGFQWSTPPEAIELFKSQEIWFAPPQFYELCRLCNFSSLHDLHRFGSDRALEGCERWMAVILAASDGYIHLLPGDELYPKDPDYTGEKKLFLSTDKKVEELMKEGSKLHRVVIHNLNNLTVHVNIQPKYKHVNPLKMDSNIVGSNADCNSRL, encoded by the exons ATGGAGGCGGGATGGGTAGCACACGAGGAGAGCGGCTCGACCACCTTTCCTGTCCTG CCAGTCCTTCACGGTGGTATGAACCCGCGACTACGGCACTGGCGAGAGGCGGCTACGCTGCTCCTGGCGGCCGGGAGCGGGGCGCCGGCCCGGCCGGTGCGGTCCCCGCTAGGCCCCTTTGACTACGAGATGCTACTGCTCCAGCGGAGCCCTCAGAGCGGCTTCCTGCCCAGAGCCCACGTCTTCCCGGGCGGCCTGCTGGAGGCAGCCGACTTCTCCGCTGActggctggggctgctgcccgcTTTACCCCGCTGCGGGCTGGGCTCCGTGCGGCCGTCATCGCCGGGCGGTAACCGGGCTCCGGTCTTCGCCACCGACCGGGCTAGCCTGGGCTCACCGCTGCCGGGGGACGTGGCCTTCCGCATCTGCGCCATCCGGGAGACCTTCGAAGAGGCGGGTATCCTGCTGCTGGTGTCGGGCCCGGGCCCCGCTTCTGATCCCGGCCCGGCCCGCTTGCTGCCTCAGCACCACCTGCCGCCGGCCCTGGAGCTCGCCGAGTGGCGGCGACGGGTGCAGCAGGACCCggcctgcttcctgcagctctgccGCTACCTGCGCTGCGTCCCCAACATTTGGGCGCTGCATGAGTGGGGCAACTGGCTGACTCCAGTGCCCAGGGCTGGCCGGAGCGACCGGCGCTACGACACTGCCTTCTACCTGTGCTGCCTTGAGGAGCGGCCTCCGCACGCGTCGCAGGACGATCAGGAGGTGACAGGCTTCCAG TGGTCAACCCCTCCAGAAGCTATTGAACTCTTTAAGTCTCAAGAAATATGGTTTGCTCCACCTCAGTTCTATGAATTATGTAGGCTGTGCAACTTTTCTTCACTTCATGACCTGCATAGGTTTGGTTCTGACCGTGCTTTAGAAGGGTGTGAACGTTGGATGGCCGTTATTTTGGCTGCTTCGGATGGCTACATTCATCTGTTACCAG GAGATGAGCTGTATCCGAAAGATCCAGATTATACAggagaaaagaaactttttttgTCAACAGATAAGAAGGTTGAAGAGCTAATGAAAGAAGGCAGTAAGCTTCACCGAGTTGTAATACACAACCTTAACAATCTTACTGTCCATGTTAATATCCAACCAAAGTATAAACATGTCAATCCACTAAAGATGGACTCTAATATAGTGGGAAGTAATGCAGATTGCAATAGCAGACTATAA